A single region of the Streptomyces sp. NBC_01262 genome encodes:
- a CDS encoding protein kinase family protein translates to MEVAVESFDASRGARLAAYSAVSTSLALCSDRELRDLVDTATPLGSGIGGTSALLEVGGTPVFVKRVPLTDLERQPENVQSTANLFGLPTFCHPGLGVPGGPGWGAWRELAVHTMTTNWVLAQDHEGFPLMYHWRVLPHPGQVLPEQLADVEKAVAYWGGGPQVRHRIEALRDSSASVALFLEYIPQNLHDWLDVQVKADDETAEQACTMVAKELEAGTSFMNARGLLHFDGHFQNILTDGKRLFFTDYGLAISSRFDLSKEEADFFAEHQTYDRCYTVTHLVQWLTTALYGYERDERSAFVHACARGEPPTGIPSQVAAILIRHAPIAAVMTDYYREFRFESRQTPYPLEAIRRIGGPDSLFII, encoded by the coding sequence GTGGAGGTAGCCGTCGAGAGCTTCGACGCGTCGCGTGGTGCGCGTTTGGCGGCCTACAGTGCCGTCTCCACATCGCTGGCGCTGTGCAGTGATCGCGAACTGCGCGACCTTGTGGATACGGCTACGCCGCTGGGTTCTGGCATCGGCGGGACCTCAGCGTTGCTAGAGGTCGGCGGAACCCCGGTCTTCGTTAAGCGGGTGCCGCTGACCGATCTGGAAAGGCAGCCGGAGAACGTCCAATCCACGGCGAACCTCTTCGGGCTACCGACCTTCTGCCATCCCGGCCTCGGGGTTCCCGGAGGCCCGGGATGGGGGGCCTGGCGGGAGTTGGCCGTGCACACCATGACGACGAACTGGGTGCTCGCACAGGACCATGAGGGCTTTCCACTGATGTACCACTGGCGGGTGCTGCCGCACCCCGGGCAGGTGCTGCCCGAGCAACTGGCCGACGTGGAGAAAGCTGTCGCCTACTGGGGAGGCGGACCGCAGGTGCGCCACCGGATCGAGGCGCTGCGGGACTCCTCGGCGAGCGTCGCACTGTTCCTGGAGTACATCCCGCAGAACCTGCACGACTGGCTGGACGTTCAGGTCAAAGCCGACGATGAGACGGCCGAGCAGGCATGCACCATGGTGGCGAAGGAACTTGAGGCCGGAACCTCTTTCATGAACGCCCGCGGGCTCCTGCATTTCGACGGCCACTTCCAGAACATCCTCACCGACGGCAAGCGTCTGTTCTTCACGGACTACGGCCTCGCGATCTCCTCCCGGTTCGACCTGTCGAAGGAGGAGGCCGACTTCTTCGCCGAACACCAGACCTATGACCGCTGCTACACCGTCACCCACCTGGTGCAGTGGCTCACCACCGCCCTGTACGGGTACGAGCGGGACGAGCGCAGCGCGTTCGTGCACGCCTGCGCCCGAGGGGAACCTCCGACCGGAATTCCGTCGCAGGTCGCGGCGATCCTCATCCGCCACGCCCCGATCGCCGCAGTGATGACGGACTACTACCGCGAGTTCCGTTTTGAGAGCAGGCAGACTCCGTATCCCCTGGAGGCGATCCGCCGGATCGGCGGGCCGGACAGCTTGTTCATCATCTGA
- a CDS encoding FAD/NAD(P)-binding protein encodes MSGAAAQSRHAIAIVGAGPRGTSVLERVCAAAPGLLAPGARLTVHVLDAAPPGPGRVWRTAQPRELLMNTVSSQVTLFTDESLRCEGPIRPGPSLYAWAAALARSDTAAAGYEPSVREEAAALGPDDYPSRAFYGHYLEWVFGRIQRTAPDGVDIIVHRTEAVRLEDDAYGRQLLELDDGRILRGLDAVVLAQGHLPVAPTAQEEQLARHAAAHGLRYFPPANPADLDLGPEVVRPGEPVLLRGLGLNFFDHMALLTIGRGGSFQPARDGDRLTYIPSGREPRILAGSRRGVPYHARGDNEKGAHGRHQPLLLTVDVIEALRRRAECGDCPDFLQDVWPLVAKEAETVYYATLLADPDGFRERYLLTPHGSAEEAAVLDEFGIPAAHRWDWARLARPHRGAGFADRHAHRGWLLAHLRQDAEQARLGNVGGPLKAALDVLRDLRNELRLVVDHAGLTGESHRDHLDRWYTPLNAFLSIGPPRRRIEELEALVEAGVVEVVGPRLAVEAGPGPCFTAGSPDVPDSRVRVAALVEARLPEPDLRRTADPLLARLLERGECRPHRVGAYETGGLDVTESPYRLIDRAGRVHPRRFAVGVPTEGVHWVTAAGARPGVNSVTLADTDAVARAALRTAFRPVVTGVFPLAEIES; translated from the coding sequence GTGTCCGGAGCCGCAGCCCAGTCACGCCATGCCATAGCCATCGTCGGCGCCGGCCCACGCGGCACCAGCGTGCTGGAGCGGGTCTGCGCGGCCGCCCCCGGCCTGCTGGCGCCCGGTGCGCGCCTGACCGTGCATGTGCTGGACGCGGCGCCGCCCGGCCCGGGGCGGGTGTGGCGCACCGCGCAGCCGCGCGAGCTGCTCATGAACACCGTCTCCTCGCAGGTGACCCTGTTCACCGACGAGAGCCTGCGGTGCGAGGGCCCGATCCGCCCCGGGCCGAGCCTGTACGCGTGGGCCGCCGCCCTCGCCCGCTCCGACACAGCGGCCGCCGGCTACGAGCCGTCGGTACGGGAGGAGGCAGCCGCCCTGGGCCCGGACGACTATCCGAGCCGGGCTTTCTACGGCCACTACCTGGAGTGGGTATTCGGCCGAATCCAGCGGACCGCGCCCGACGGCGTCGACATCATCGTGCACCGCACCGAGGCCGTGCGGTTGGAGGACGACGCGTACGGCCGCCAGCTCCTGGAGCTCGACGACGGCCGGATCCTGCGCGGCCTGGACGCGGTCGTGCTCGCCCAGGGCCACCTCCCGGTCGCGCCGACCGCCCAGGAGGAGCAGCTCGCCCGCCACGCCGCCGCCCACGGCCTGCGCTACTTCCCGCCCGCCAACCCCGCCGACCTGGACCTGGGCCCGGAGGTCGTCCGCCCCGGCGAGCCGGTCCTGCTGCGCGGCCTGGGCTTGAACTTCTTCGACCACATGGCGCTGCTCACCATCGGCCGCGGCGGCTCCTTCCAGCCCGCGCGCGACGGCGACCGGCTCACGTACATCCCCTCCGGCCGCGAGCCCCGCATTCTGGCCGGCTCGCGGCGCGGCGTCCCCTACCACGCGCGCGGTGACAACGAGAAGGGCGCGCACGGCCGCCACCAGCCGCTGCTGCTCACCGTTGACGTCATAGAGGCCCTGCGCAGGCGCGCCGAGTGCGGCGACTGCCCCGACTTCCTGCAGGACGTGTGGCCGCTGGTCGCCAAGGAGGCCGAGACCGTCTACTACGCGACGCTGCTGGCCGACCCCGACGGCTTTCGCGAGCGCTATCTGCTCACCCCTCACGGCAGTGCCGAAGAGGCCGCCGTACTGGACGAGTTCGGGATCCCGGCCGCCCACCGCTGGGACTGGGCGCGCCTGGCCCGCCCGCACCGGGGCGCCGGGTTCGCCGACCGGCACGCGCATCGCGGCTGGCTCCTCGCCCACCTGCGCCAGGACGCGGAGCAGGCCCGGCTCGGCAATGTCGGCGGCCCGCTCAAGGCGGCCCTGGACGTGCTGCGCGACCTGCGCAACGAGCTGCGGCTGGTCGTGGACCACGCGGGCCTGACCGGGGAATCGCACCGTGACCACCTCGACCGCTGGTACACCCCGCTCAACGCCTTTCTGTCGATCGGGCCGCCGCGCCGCCGGATCGAGGAGCTGGAGGCACTGGTCGAGGCCGGGGTGGTCGAGGTGGTCGGGCCGCGGCTGGCGGTGGAGGCCGGACCGGGGCCGTGCTTCACCGCCGGGTCCCCGGACGTGCCGGACTCGCGGGTGCGCGTGGCCGCCCTGGTCGAGGCCCGGCTCCCGGAGCCCGATCTGCGGCGGACCGCCGATCCGCTGCTCGCCCGGCTGCTGGAGCGCGGTGAGTGCCGTCCGCACCGGGTCGGCGCCTACGAGACCGGCGGGCTGGACGTCACCGAGAGCCCGTACCGGCTCATCGACCGGGCCGGGCGGGTCCATCCGCGCCGCTTCGCGGTGGGCGTGCCGACCGAGGGAGTGCACTGGGTGACGGCGGCCGGGGCCCGGCCGGGGGTCAATTCGGTGACCCTGGCCGACACGGACGCGGTGGCGCGGGCGGCGCTGCGGACGGCCTTTCGGCCGGTCGTTACGGGTGTGTTTCCGCTGGCGGAAATCGAGTCCTGA
- a CDS encoding DedA family protein, producing MLEGLGSLLHGPWIYPLVAVSIVLDVFLPVLPSGMLLISAATAGSATAGGELIDIAILLACAASASILGDIAAYRLAWRGGDWLDQHLAQSRRLSTAQERLGAVLAHGGGALVVLARFAPAGRSVVSLSAGAAHRRAKEFLPWSALAGLTWAVYSVGLGYLGGQWLGATWLGTGLSLLALIASGSVAAYVFQRERNSTRGVPSTVVAVNLPAQATADRAAVAEAL from the coding sequence GTGCTCGAGGGACTGGGCTCCTTGCTGCACGGGCCGTGGATCTACCCGCTCGTCGCCGTCTCGATCGTCCTCGACGTCTTCCTGCCGGTGCTCCCCAGCGGCATGCTGCTGATCTCCGCCGCCACCGCCGGATCGGCCACCGCCGGCGGCGAACTCATCGACATCGCCATCCTCCTGGCCTGCGCCGCCAGTGCCTCGATCCTCGGCGACATCGCCGCCTACCGCCTCGCCTGGCGCGGCGGCGACTGGCTCGACCAGCACCTCGCCCAGTCCCGGCGGCTGTCCACCGCCCAGGAACGGCTCGGCGCCGTCCTGGCCCACGGCGGCGGCGCCCTCGTCGTCCTCGCCCGCTTCGCCCCCGCCGGCCGATCCGTCGTCAGCCTCAGCGCCGGCGCCGCCCACCGCCGCGCCAAGGAATTCCTCCCCTGGTCCGCCCTCGCCGGCCTCACCTGGGCCGTATACAGCGTCGGCCTCGGCTACCTCGGCGGCCAGTGGCTCGGCGCCACCTGGCTCGGCACCGGCCTGTCGCTGCTCGCCCTCATCGCCTCCGGCTCCGTCGCCGCGTACGTCTTCCAGCGCGAGCGCAACAGCACGCGCGGCGTGCCGTCCACCGTCGTCGCCGTGAACCTCCCGGCACAGGCGACCGCCGACCGGGCCGCGGTCGCCGAAGCGCTCTGA
- a CDS encoding FmdB family zinc ribbon protein, translating into MPRYEYRCKSCGSTFELNRPMAESSAPATCPDGHEDTVKLLSTVAVGGSASAAPQPSGGGGGGGCCGGGCCS; encoded by the coding sequence ATGCCCCGTTACGAGTACCGCTGCAAGTCCTGTGGCAGCACCTTCGAGCTGAACCGTCCGATGGCCGAGTCCTCCGCCCCCGCGACGTGCCCGGACGGGCACGAGGACACGGTCAAGCTGCTCTCCACCGTGGCCGTCGGCGGCTCGGCCTCCGCCGCACCCCAGCCGAGCGGCGGTGGCGGTGGTGGCGGCTGCTGTGGCGGAGGCTGCTGCTCATAG
- a CDS encoding O-methyltransferase yields MLKHNPPLDPVQRELVEVTHARLGEDATMQSAEEQGPLLAFLVRLTGARRIVEVGTFTGFSALSMAQALPADGELIACDISEEWTAYGRQAWAKAGVADLIDLRIGPALETLRALPADPVVDFVYLDADKENYVNYWEELVPRMRPGGMIVADNTLFHGRVLDPAATGSTAGIQAFNERVHADDRVEAVLLTVADGLTLARKRP; encoded by the coding sequence ATGCTCAAGCACAATCCGCCCCTGGACCCCGTCCAGCGGGAGCTGGTCGAGGTGACGCACGCCCGGCTGGGCGAGGACGCGACCATGCAGTCCGCGGAGGAACAGGGGCCGCTGCTGGCCTTCCTGGTGCGGCTCACCGGGGCGCGCCGGATCGTGGAGGTCGGTACGTTCACCGGCTTCTCGGCCTTGTCGATGGCGCAGGCGCTCCCTGCCGACGGCGAGCTGATCGCCTGCGACATCTCCGAGGAGTGGACCGCGTACGGGCGTCAGGCCTGGGCGAAGGCCGGGGTGGCCGACCTGATCGACCTGCGGATCGGCCCGGCGCTGGAGACGCTGCGGGCGCTGCCGGCGGATCCGGTGGTCGACTTCGTCTATCTGGACGCCGACAAGGAGAACTACGTCAACTACTGGGAGGAACTGGTCCCCAGGATGCGCCCCGGCGGGATGATCGTGGCCGACAACACGCTCTTCCACGGCCGGGTCCTGGACCCGGCGGCCACGGGCTCGACCGCCGGCATCCAGGCCTTCAACGAGCGGGTGCACGCCGACGACCGCGTCGAGGCCGTCCTGCTCACTGTCGCCGACGGGCTCACGCTCGCCCGCAAGCGCCCTTAG
- a CDS encoding polyprenol monophosphomannose synthase, translating into MTNEFSDPGRVLVIVPTYNEAGNIAAVTARLRAAVPEADLLIADDNSPDGTGKIADELASEDPDGRIHVLHRPGKGGLGAAYLAGFRWGLDRGYDVLVEMDADGSHRPEELPRLLAALHWSDLVLGSRWVSGGAVVNWPASRKLLSRGGSTYSRLMLRLPVRDITGGFRAFRARTLLGLGLDEVQSQGYCFQVDLLRRAVQRGFTVTEVPITFVEREHGVSKMSRSIVVEALWRVTVWGIRG; encoded by the coding sequence ATGACCAATGAATTCTCAGACCCGGGCCGTGTCCTGGTGATCGTCCCCACCTACAACGAGGCCGGCAACATCGCCGCCGTGACCGCCCGGCTCCGCGCCGCCGTCCCCGAGGCCGACCTCCTCATCGCCGACGACAACAGCCCCGACGGCACCGGCAAGATCGCCGACGAGCTCGCCTCCGAGGACCCCGACGGCCGCATCCACGTACTCCACCGCCCCGGCAAGGGCGGCCTCGGCGCCGCCTACCTCGCCGGCTTCCGCTGGGGCCTCGACCGCGGCTACGACGTCCTGGTCGAAATGGACGCCGACGGCTCCCACCGCCCCGAAGAGCTCCCCCGCCTCCTCGCCGCCCTCCACTGGTCCGACCTCGTCCTCGGCTCCCGCTGGGTCTCCGGCGGCGCCGTCGTCAACTGGCCCGCCTCCCGCAAGCTCCTCTCCCGCGGCGGCTCCACCTACTCCCGCCTCATGCTCCGCCTCCCCGTCCGCGACATCACCGGCGGCTTCCGCGCCTTCCGCGCCCGCACCCTCCTCGGCCTCGGCCTCGACGAGGTCCAGTCCCAGGGCTACTGCTTCCAGGTCGACCTCCTGCGCCGCGCCGTCCAGCGCGGCTTCACGGTCACCGAGGTCCCGATCACCTTCGTCGAGCGGGAGCACGGGGTCAGCAAGATGAGCCGCTCGATCGTCGTCGAGGCGCTGTGGCGCGTCACGGTGTGGGGGATCAGGGGGTGA
- a CDS encoding VOC family protein translates to MALNWKLVFDAQDAPALADFWAAALEYEVEDPGALIERLLAAGQIGEDAVAEHKGRRIFRGYAAIRHPEDPFDEVSGIGRGRRVLFQEVPEGKTVKNRLHIDVHSEPGELDGLVARLQALGANRVREVDRGPAGHWWVMRDPEGNEFCAA, encoded by the coding sequence ATGGCACTGAACTGGAAGCTTGTCTTCGACGCCCAGGACGCGCCCGCACTCGCGGATTTCTGGGCTGCCGCGCTGGAGTACGAGGTGGAGGACCCCGGCGCGCTCATCGAGCGGCTGCTGGCCGCCGGGCAGATCGGCGAGGACGCGGTCGCCGAACACAAGGGCCGCCGGATCTTCCGGGGCTATGCGGCGATCCGGCATCCGGAGGATCCGTTCGACGAGGTCAGCGGCATCGGGCGGGGGCGTCGGGTGCTGTTCCAGGAGGTGCCGGAGGGCAAGACCGTCAAGAACCGGCTGCACATCGACGTCCACAGCGAGCCGGGGGAGCTCGACGGGCTGGTGGCCCGGCTTCAGGCGCTGGGGGCGAACCGGGTCCGGGAGGTGGACCGGGGGCCGGCGGGGCACTGGTGGGTGATGCGGGACCCGGAGGGAAACGAGTTCTGCGCGGCCTGA
- the tatA gene encoding Sec-independent protein translocase subunit TatA — MLRNGLEPWHLALVALICVLLFGSKKLPEAARGLGKSMRILKSEARAMKTDDETPAQPVTPAAPLSSVSAEPAEPAKGAADVA, encoded by the coding sequence ATGCTCCGCAACGGACTCGAGCCCTGGCACCTGGCCCTGGTCGCCCTGATCTGCGTCCTGCTCTTCGGCTCCAAGAAGCTCCCGGAGGCCGCCCGCGGCCTCGGCAAGTCGATGCGGATCCTGAAGTCCGAGGCGCGGGCGATGAAGACCGACGACGAGACCCCCGCGCAGCCGGTGACGCCCGCCGCTCCGCTGTCCTCGGTGTCCGCTGAGCCCGCCGAGCCCGCGAAGGGCGCCGCCGACGTGGCGTGA
- a CDS encoding nucleoside/nucleotide kinase family protein: MSVEVDHAIALVPGIPARRALLGLAGAPAAGKSTLARSLVDGVNARLGPDTAAYVPMDGFHLSNIQLDRLGLRDRKGAPDTFDIDGYVSLLRRLRAWHGRPVYAPNFDRALDEPVAAAIVVPAATQLVVTEGNYLADSGPGWGEVRDLLDELWFVEAPAGLRERRLLERHVQGGRTEAEARAFIAASERPNAARVEATRAACGRVVRPA, encoded by the coding sequence ATGTCCGTCGAAGTGGATCACGCCATCGCCCTCGTCCCCGGTATCCCTGCCCGGCGCGCTCTCCTCGGCCTTGCCGGCGCCCCCGCCGCCGGCAAGTCCACCCTCGCCCGGTCCCTGGTCGACGGCGTCAACGCCCGCCTCGGCCCGGACACCGCCGCCTATGTACCGATGGACGGCTTCCATCTTTCCAACATCCAGCTCGACCGGCTCGGCCTTCGCGACCGCAAAGGCGCCCCGGACACTTTCGACATCGACGGCTACGTCTCGCTCCTGCGGCGCCTGCGCGCCTGGCACGGCCGGCCGGTCTACGCACCGAACTTCGACCGCGCCCTCGACGAGCCCGTCGCCGCCGCGATCGTCGTGCCCGCGGCCACGCAGCTCGTGGTGACCGAGGGCAACTACCTGGCCGACAGCGGGCCGGGGTGGGGCGAGGTGCGGGACCTGCTGGACGAGCTGTGGTTCGTCGAGGCCCCGGCCGGGCTGCGGGAGCGGCGGCTGCTGGAGCGGCACGTCCAGGGGGGCCGTACGGAAGCCGAGGCACGGGCCTTCATCGCGGCCAGCGAGCGGCCCAACGCGGCGCGCGTCGAAGCGACGCGCGCCGCGTGCGGGCGGGTCGTGCGGCCCGCGTAG
- a CDS encoding family 2B encapsulin nanocompartment shell protein, producing the protein MSVESGIAPEAGAEEATPQQALGTAAARNLSTTTKSAPQMQGISSRWLLRILPWVQVAGGTYRVNRRLSYSVGDGRVDFIQTGSEVRVIPAELGELPLLRGFEDPGVLSALADRFVQREFAPGEVIVEEGRPSDQVFLIAHGKVDKLATGKYDGQAVVGFLADGGHFGDESLASSDGAWGFTAKAATAVTLLALPRQAFDAVASQSEALRAHVAEYLDGGGQAQDKYGQAEIALSAGHVGEAQLPGTFVDYETHPREYELSVGQTVLRVHSRVADLYNQPYNQVEQQLKLTIEALRERQEHELINHREFGLLHNADYSQRINTHAGPPTPDDLDALISRRRNTQFLLAHPKAIAAIGREFNSRGLYPDHVDFQGHSIPAWRGIPILPCNKIPVTKENTSSIIALRTGEDNQGVIGLHQTGIPDEYEPSLSVRFMGINEKAIISYLVSAYYSAAVLVPDALGVLENVEVARWS; encoded by the coding sequence ATGTCGGTTGAGTCAGGTATCGCGCCGGAGGCCGGGGCAGAGGAAGCAACGCCCCAGCAGGCCCTTGGTACGGCGGCGGCGCGGAATCTGTCGACCACGACGAAATCCGCTCCGCAGATGCAGGGAATCAGCTCGCGGTGGCTGCTGAGGATTCTGCCCTGGGTCCAGGTCGCGGGCGGCACCTACCGGGTCAACCGGCGGCTGAGTTATTCGGTGGGGGACGGCCGGGTCGATTTCATCCAGACCGGCTCCGAGGTACGGGTGATTCCGGCCGAGCTCGGGGAACTGCCGCTGCTGCGCGGTTTCGAGGACCCGGGCGTGCTCAGCGCCCTGGCGGACCGGTTCGTGCAGCGTGAATTCGCTCCGGGCGAAGTGATCGTGGAAGAGGGCCGGCCGTCCGACCAGGTGTTCCTGATCGCCCACGGCAAGGTCGACAAGCTGGCCACCGGCAAGTACGACGGCCAGGCCGTGGTCGGATTCCTCGCGGACGGCGGCCACTTCGGCGACGAGTCGCTGGCCTCCTCCGACGGCGCCTGGGGCTTCACCGCCAAGGCCGCCACCGCCGTCACCCTGCTCGCCCTCCCCCGCCAGGCCTTCGACGCCGTGGCGAGCCAGTCGGAAGCGCTGCGGGCACACGTAGCCGAGTACCTCGACGGAGGCGGGCAGGCCCAGGACAAGTACGGCCAGGCCGAGATCGCGCTGTCCGCCGGCCACGTGGGCGAGGCGCAACTGCCGGGCACCTTCGTCGACTACGAGACCCACCCGCGCGAGTACGAGCTGAGCGTGGGCCAGACCGTGCTGCGGGTGCACAGCCGGGTCGCCGACCTGTACAACCAGCCGTACAACCAGGTCGAGCAGCAGCTCAAGCTCACTATCGAGGCGCTGCGCGAGCGGCAGGAGCACGAGCTCATCAACCACCGGGAATTCGGCCTCCTGCACAATGCGGACTACTCCCAGCGGATCAACACGCATGCCGGCCCGCCGACCCCGGACGACCTGGACGCGCTGATCAGCCGTCGCCGTAACACGCAGTTCCTGCTGGCGCATCCGAAGGCGATCGCCGCGATCGGCCGTGAGTTCAACAGCCGGGGCCTCTATCCGGATCACGTGGATTTCCAGGGCCACTCGATTCCGGCCTGGCGTGGAATTCCGATCCTCCCGTGCAACAAGATCCCCGTCACGAAGGAGAACACGAGCTCGATCATCGCGCTCCGCACCGGCGAGGACAACCAGGGCGTCATCGGCCTGCACCAGACCGGAATTCCGGACGAATACGAGCCGAGCCTGTCCGTGCGCTTCATGGGAATCAACGAAAAGGCGATCATCTCGTATCTCGTCAGTGCCTACTACTCGGCCGCCGTGCTCGTCCCCGACGCACTCGGTGTGCTGGAGAACGTCGAGGTCGCCCGCTGGAGCTGA
- a CDS encoding transposase produces the protein MAHTGCHASALLWNAAVAWVRGEWDEGRSPGREDIRRYIETLPAEMRTLHSQTVQGIAYDLWEMIRGTQTRRRNGETNTRFPWRAKRYRPLSFTANFGWRLTPQGEFALSFGKGRRRIVLPVPEFVGRDDSLVTPERWGEITLCWDLVARGWSLHISYYLSSDALPDASAQAGEDHRVVTVAVDEGIVNAMALAAPAPDGAMDVLVINGRCARSTKRERNKAVGKIQSKLSKCRIGSRRHKRLVSAKKKVQAKAKSRLRDFNHQVTAKANAFVRKVVDAHQAVAPEGVKVAVRLVFGDAREVERDLNRKRRSSRRTRQQLSEWERGTQERQLAYKTGLPIEHIDEAFTSQTCPQCGCRRRMRGRWYECRNEMCRFRSHRDAVGGVNIHTLAVNDGAIVPAGPGLQIRVMYLRAQVGWSTGQRSRHAASQHALRRAGKPRPEARSSALNRAPSPPRSGGGVAVVRQREDSDSYMSETTIAPAVLARHDVGVACVPAGDGNPGER, from the coding sequence ATGGCGCACACCGGCTGCCATGCCTCGGCCCTGCTCTGGAACGCGGCCGTCGCGTGGGTGCGCGGCGAGTGGGATGAGGGCCGGTCGCCCGGCCGCGAGGACATCCGCCGCTACATCGAGACGCTGCCCGCCGAGATGCGGACGCTGCATTCGCAGACGGTGCAGGGCATCGCATACGACCTCTGGGAGATGATCCGGGGGACGCAGACCCGGCGCCGCAACGGCGAGACGAATACCCGCTTCCCGTGGCGGGCGAAGCGGTACCGGCCCTTGTCGTTCACCGCCAACTTCGGTTGGCGTCTGACACCCCAAGGTGAGTTCGCCCTGTCCTTCGGAAAAGGACGCCGACGCATCGTTCTGCCGGTGCCCGAGTTCGTCGGACGGGACGACAGCCTGGTGACGCCCGAGCGATGGGGCGAGATCACGTTGTGCTGGGACCTTGTCGCACGTGGATGGTCCCTGCACATCTCCTACTACCTTTCCAGCGACGCATTGCCTGATGCGTCCGCCCAGGCGGGCGAGGACCACCGGGTCGTGACCGTCGCTGTTGACGAGGGCATCGTGAACGCGATGGCGCTTGCCGCGCCCGCCCCGGACGGTGCGATGGACGTGCTGGTCATCAACGGGCGCTGCGCGCGTTCGACCAAGCGGGAGCGGAACAAGGCGGTCGGCAAGATCCAGTCGAAGCTGTCGAAGTGCAGGATCGGGTCTCGTCGGCACAAGAGACTGGTCTCCGCCAAGAAGAAGGTGCAGGCGAAGGCCAAGTCACGGCTCCGGGACTTCAATCACCAGGTCACGGCGAAGGCGAATGCCTTCGTACGCAAGGTGGTTGACGCACACCAAGCTGTCGCGCCTGAGGGAGTCAAGGTCGCGGTTCGGCTGGTGTTCGGGGACGCCCGCGAAGTCGAGCGTGATCTCAACAGGAAGCGTCGCTCGTCGCGGCGGACGCGTCAGCAACTGTCGGAGTGGGAGCGTGGCACGCAGGAGCGTCAACTCGCGTACAAGACGGGGCTGCCGATCGAGCACATCGACGAGGCCTTTACGTCGCAGACGTGCCCGCAGTGCGGTTGCCGGCGCCGTATGCGCGGGCGTTGGTACGAGTGCAGGAATGAGATGTGCCGCTTCCGGTCCCACCGGGACGCGGTGGGCGGGGTGAATATCCACACCCTTGCTGTCAACGACGGGGCAATCGTCCCGGCTGGACCCGGGTTGCAGATCCGGGTCATGTATCTACGAGCCCAGGTCGGCTGGTCGACAGGCCAGCGATCGCGGCACGCGGCATCTCAACATGCCCTGAGGCGTGCGGGGAAACCGCGTCCGGAAGCCCGTAGTAGCGCCCTGAACCGGGCCCCCTCGCCGCCGCGAAGCGGTGGCGGTGTAGCCGTCGTCCGTCAACGCGAGGACAGCGACTCGTACATGAGCGAGACCACCATCGCCCCTGCGGTGCTGGCACGACATGACGTCGGCGTCGCCTGTGTACCGGCCGGAGACGGAAACCCTGGCGAGCGTTGA
- a CDS encoding DoxX family protein produces the protein MPASTLAESAKPHVLALFRVVIGLLFACHGAASLFGVLGGAMGGGSIPAGTWPGWYAALIQLIGGSLVLLGLGTRVAALIASGSMAYAYFDVHAAHALWPIQNGGELAAIYSWAFLLVVVAGPGGWALDGLLGARASAEREPSTV, from the coding sequence ATGCCCGCTTCAACTCTGGCCGAATCGGCCAAGCCCCACGTTCTCGCCCTCTTCCGGGTCGTCATCGGCCTGCTCTTCGCCTGCCACGGCGCCGCCTCGCTCTTCGGCGTCCTCGGCGGCGCGATGGGCGGGGGCTCCATCCCGGCCGGCACCTGGCCCGGCTGGTACGCGGCCCTCATCCAGCTCATCGGCGGCAGCCTGGTGCTGCTCGGCCTCGGCACCCGCGTCGCGGCACTGATCGCCTCGGGCTCCATGGCGTACGCGTACTTCGACGTGCACGCCGCCCACGCCCTGTGGCCCATCCAGAACGGCGGCGAACTCGCCGCCATCTACTCCTGGGCCTTCCTGCTGGTCGTCGTCGCCGGTCCCGGCGGCTGGGCGCTCGACGGCCTGCTCGGCGCCCGCGCGTCGGCGGAGCGTGAACCCAGCACGGTCTGA